The following proteins are co-located in the Solanum pennellii chromosome 8, SPENNV200 genome:
- the LOC107027483 gene encoding serine/threonine-protein kinase STY13-like, which yields MMFKVVSNSICVLLWMSKRLTLFCREMLQHRSYTQKVDVYSFGIVLCELITGLLPYPSMSVVQAAFVVVNKGSRPIIPYDFLPILSDIMTCCWDSNHNKQPTISQVVKMLEAAETKL from the coding sequence atgatgttCAAAGTTGTTAGCAATAGCATCTGTGTTTTGTTGTGGATGTCTAAGCGTTTAACTTTGTTTTGTAGGGAGATGCTCCAGCACCGATCATACACCCAGAAAGTTGATGTTTATAGTTTTGGCATTGTTCTGTGTGAGCTCATAACAGGGTTGCTTCCTTACCCGAGCATGAGTGTTGTGCAGGCTGCTTTTGTTGTTGTCAACAAAGGCTCCCGTCCAATAATCCCGTATGATTTCTTGCCTATCTTATCTGATATCATGACCTGCTGTTGGGATTCAAACCACAATAAGCAGCCAACTATCTCTCAGGTGGTCAAGATGCTTGAAGCGGCTGAGACAAAATTATGA